Proteins from a genomic interval of Armatimonadota bacterium:
- a CDS encoding methyltransferase domain-containing protein: protein MDDAPGRLSAQQWRRQLERQERWTRGLRSHLYRRVNLWAQQRVLEVGCGDGVVTAEAASRCRGRVIGLDRSRRLAAQARARGLPVVVGDAQRLPFADEAFDLVMCHMTLLWVEEPGLAVLEMARVTVPGGTVVALAEPDYGGRIDYPEDLTVGALAAQALRREGAHPRIGRRLREMFVNAGFAVEVGILNSIWGEPELRREFTDEWELLESTAGDLVALGELEAMKRRELQALDDGIRTVFMPVLWAIGRKGG from the coding sequence ATGGATGACGCTCCGGGGCGGCTATCAGCACAGCAGTGGCGGCGGCAGCTCGAGCGCCAGGAACGGTGGACGCGCGGGCTGCGCTCGCACCTGTACCGCCGAGTGAACCTGTGGGCGCAGCAGCGGGTGCTCGAGGTTGGCTGCGGCGACGGGGTGGTGACGGCGGAGGCGGCGAGTCGCTGCCGCGGACGCGTGATCGGCCTCGATCGCAGCCGCCGGCTGGCGGCGCAGGCCCGGGCGCGAGGTCTGCCGGTGGTGGTCGGGGACGCGCAGCGGCTGCCGTTCGCCGACGAGGCCTTCGACCTGGTGATGTGTCACATGACCTTGCTGTGGGTGGAGGAGCCAGGGTTGGCGGTGCTGGAGATGGCGCGAGTGACGGTCCCCGGGGGCACGGTGGTGGCGCTGGCGGAACCGGACTACGGGGGGCGCATAGACTACCCGGAGGATCTCACCGTCGGCGCGCTGGCCGCGCAAGCGCTGCGCCGCGAGGGGGCGCATCCGCGCATCGGGCGCCGCCTGCGGGAGATGTTCGTCAACGCCGGGTTCGCGGTGGAGGTCGGCATCCTCAACTCGATATGGGGTGAGCCGGAGCTGCGCCGCGAGTTCACCGACGAGTGGGAGCTGCTGGAATCCACCGCCGGCGACCTGGTCGCACTCGGTGAGCTGGAGGCGATGAAACGCCGCGAGCTGCAGGCGCTCGATGACGGCATTCGCACTGTGTTCATGCCGGTGCTGTGGGCGATCGGGCGCAAGGGCGGATGA
- a CDS encoding radical SAM protein, protein MGKCDSKQPRSDSRPGAVAPGMYHYRLDEGERHLRAHLRVEGDGSGLLVLDASRIIHLNSTAALMAKLVLEQVEPAAAARRLRRVFRARGRTLAHDFERVRLAVTTLREREDVCPFTYLGVEMVEPFQVELSAPYRMDLALTYACDNDCEHCYVPGDRRPAELTAEQWRQVLARLWALGVPHVCFTGGEATLRPDLVQLVERAEDIGMVTGLITNGRRLSADLVGELVAAGLDHVQITLESHDARVHNAMVGCDAWAQTVAGIKQALAAPLFVVTNTTITRDNAAGLEPTLEFLCELGVRNFACNSLIYSGGGAASGKGLSEGELAPRLERLRDRAVALGMRFVWYTPTRYCDLDPVNLGLGPKRCTAAKENMCIEPDGQVIPCQSCYQGLGNILGDDWEDIWNHASALALRNREWAPDECRACARFPNCGGGCPLHAQAHGYLCVESKSSG, encoded by the coding sequence TTGGGCAAGTGCGACAGCAAGCAACCGCGGAGTGACAGCCGGCCAGGCGCCGTCGCGCCCGGCATGTATCACTACCGGCTGGACGAAGGGGAACGCCATCTGCGAGCCCACTTGCGCGTCGAGGGTGACGGCTCAGGGCTGTTGGTACTCGACGCCTCGCGCATCATTCACCTCAACTCCACCGCCGCCCTCATGGCCAAGCTGGTACTGGAGCAGGTCGAGCCGGCCGCGGCGGCGCGCCGCCTGCGCCGCGTCTTCCGCGCGCGCGGCCGCACCCTCGCCCATGATTTCGAGCGCGTCCGCCTCGCCGTTACCACCCTGCGCGAGCGCGAGGACGTGTGCCCCTTCACCTACCTTGGGGTCGAGATGGTGGAGCCTTTCCAGGTCGAACTGTCGGCGCCCTATCGCATGGACCTGGCGCTGACCTACGCTTGTGACAATGATTGCGAGCACTGCTACGTCCCCGGCGACCGCCGCCCGGCGGAGCTCACCGCCGAGCAGTGGCGGCAGGTGCTGGCCCGGCTGTGGGCTCTGGGCGTGCCCCATGTGTGCTTCACCGGCGGCGAGGCGACCTTGCGCCCGGACCTGGTGCAACTGGTGGAGCGCGCCGAGGACATCGGCATGGTCACCGGCCTCATCACCAACGGGCGCCGCCTGAGCGCCGACCTCGTGGGCGAGCTGGTCGCGGCGGGGCTGGATCACGTCCAGATTACCCTCGAGTCGCACGACGCGCGCGTCCACAACGCCATGGTCGGCTGCGACGCGTGGGCGCAGACGGTGGCGGGGATCAAGCAGGCGCTGGCGGCGCCGCTGTTCGTCGTCACCAACACCACCATCACCCGCGACAACGCCGCCGGCCTCGAGCCCACCCTGGAGTTCCTGTGCGAGCTGGGCGTGCGCAACTTCGCGTGCAACAGCCTCATCTACTCCGGGGGGGGAGCGGCCTCGGGCAAGGGGCTGTCGGAGGGTGAGCTCGCGCCCCGGCTGGAGCGCCTGCGCGACCGCGCGGTGGCGCTGGGGATGCGCTTCGTCTGGTACACGCCCACCCGCTACTGTGATCTCGATCCGGTAAACCTGGGGCTGGGGCCGAAAAGGTGTACGGCGGCGAAGGAGAATATGTGTATCGAGCCCGACGGCCAGGTGATCCCCTGCCAGAGCTGCTACCAGGGCCTGGGCAACATCCTCGGCGACGACTGGGAGGATATCTGGAACCACGCGTCGGCGCTGGCCCTGCGCAACCGCGAGTGGGCGCCGGACGAGTGCCGAGCCTGCGCCCGCTTCCCCAATTGCGGCGGCGGGTGTCCGCTCCACGCGCAGGCGCACGGCTACCTGTGCGTGGAGAGCAAGTCGAGCGGGTGA
- a CDS encoding sulfatase-like hydrolase/transferase: MNVLLIISDQHLATCLGSEGHPQVISPHLDRLAADGVRFRHAYTQNPICTPSRVSILSGQYCHNHGCFGLSGPAPQHLPSFFSHFRQHGYRTGGIGNLHTPDSPRNWLEHHLDAFLDYQEDTIFFQRNPEYALEGFPSPLRFEDSQEGCCVAQAIKFMEAGAGAPFCLQVALQRPHQPFTPDRRFWDMYPADLEPPATINLDPSHRPPHFRAAHRRFRQMKWPLEPHTFEAGARRLWRGYLGCITHVDHAVGLLLDYLDRSRLAEDTIVIYTADHGSYSGTFGIPEKAPGICSEAVCRIPTIWRVPGVTPGAAVCQELVEAVDIAPTISALCGLPAMDTVDGRDLSGLLRGDGEPVRKVAVTENPWSKALRWRNWRFVHYQPEMFGGEDVGELYDLQDDPNETRNLYHHPDCRELVHQCRRLLLEWLIRTTRVVSVWPAVDWSRHPYDYQSAGDGKESTAAGPALRLRRDELDYL; this comes from the coding sequence ATGAACGTGCTGCTGATTATCTCCGATCAACATCTGGCCACCTGCCTGGGCAGTGAAGGCCACCCCCAAGTAATCTCCCCACACCTCGACCGCCTCGCTGCTGACGGCGTGCGCTTTCGCCACGCCTATACGCAGAACCCAATCTGCACACCCTCCCGCGTCAGTATCCTTTCCGGTCAGTACTGTCACAATCACGGGTGCTTCGGCCTGTCCGGCCCGGCCCCGCAGCACCTGCCGAGCTTCTTCTCGCATTTCCGACAGCACGGTTACCGCACCGGCGGCATCGGCAACCTGCACACGCCCGACTCCCCGCGCAACTGGCTGGAACATCACCTGGACGCGTTCCTGGACTACCAGGAGGACACGATCTTCTTCCAGCGCAACCCGGAGTACGCACTGGAAGGGTTCCCCTCCCCGCTTCGCTTCGAGGACTCGCAAGAGGGATGTTGCGTCGCGCAGGCCATCAAGTTCATGGAGGCTGGAGCGGGCGCACCGTTCTGCCTGCAGGTGGCGCTGCAGCGCCCGCATCAGCCGTTCACCCCCGACCGGCGGTTCTGGGATATGTATCCGGCGGATCTGGAGCCGCCCGCAACCATCAATCTCGATCCGTCACATCGCCCGCCGCATTTTCGCGCCGCCCACAGGCGGTTTCGTCAGATGAAGTGGCCGCTGGAGCCGCACACCTTCGAGGCGGGCGCGCGGCGGCTGTGGCGGGGCTATCTGGGGTGCATCACCCATGTTGACCATGCGGTCGGCCTTCTTCTCGACTACCTCGACCGTTCTCGGCTTGCCGAGGACACCATCGTCATCTACACTGCCGACCACGGCAGCTACAGCGGTACCTTCGGCATCCCGGAGAAAGCGCCGGGCATCTGCTCCGAGGCGGTCTGCCGCATCCCCACGATCTGGCGCGTGCCGGGCGTCACTCCGGGCGCCGCGGTGTGCCAAGAGCTCGTCGAGGCGGTGGATATCGCGCCCACCATCAGCGCGCTGTGCGGTCTGCCGGCGATGGACACGGTGGACGGCCGCGACCTGTCAGGCCTGCTCCGCGGCGACGGCGAGCCGGTGCGCAAGGTGGCGGTTACGGAGAATCCCTGGAGCAAAGCCCTGCGCTGGCGGAATTGGCGGTTCGTCCACTACCAGCCCGAGATGTTTGGCGGCGAGGACGTTGGCGAACTGTACGACCTGCAGGACGACCCGAACGAGACGCGCAATCTCTATCACCACCCGGACTGCCGCGAGCTCGTGCATCAGTGCCGACGCCTGCTGCTGGAGTGGCTGATTCGCACGACGCGAGTTGTCAGCGTGTGGCCGGCAGTTGACTGGTCGCGACACCCCTACGACTATCAGTCCGCCGGTGATGGCAAAGAGTCCACTGCCGCGGGGCCCGCACTGCGGCTGCGCAGGGATGAACTGGACTACCTCTGA
- a CDS encoding uroporphyrinogen decarboxylase family protein → MTSRQRLLALLRGEPVDRCGVCAYGFDGFNCPHLSNQPGCAELVKLIDAETEVMLGWAPRTEGNIYLSASPDVSESEDRRVEEDHTVIRTTIHTPRGDLHSLCVRHEGVETTWKVEHLLKTEEDVERFLSMPYVRPRVDGDDFAEAVARIGERGLVMLGIADPICHVADLFEFGEFTVRAWREPAIIRRLLDAMAPRVYDWLDGVLALGVRGAVVRLCGPEYASEPYLSPALFRELVTEYDLPIARKIHDAGCYLRLHSHGRLANILDAILELEPDILEPVEGPPSGDITMAELARRVGRQCVLMGNLEPRDLEQVSEEKAEHLVREIMESAAGQAPLIVAPTDGPISFPLSPIYARNLRRWIETALKWGGSYDWS, encoded by the coding sequence ATGACCTCACGACAACGCCTGTTGGCGCTGCTGCGCGGGGAGCCCGTTGACCGCTGCGGGGTGTGCGCCTACGGTTTCGACGGCTTCAACTGTCCGCATCTGAGCAACCAGCCCGGCTGCGCCGAGCTGGTCAAGCTGATTGACGCCGAGACCGAGGTCATGCTCGGCTGGGCCCCGCGCACCGAGGGCAACATCTACCTTTCCGCCTCCCCCGACGTGTCGGAATCCGAGGACCGCCGCGTGGAGGAAGACCACACCGTCATCCGCACCACCATCCACACCCCGCGCGGAGACCTGCATTCGCTGTGCGTCCGCCACGAGGGCGTGGAGACGACGTGGAAGGTGGAGCATCTGCTGAAGACCGAGGAGGACGTCGAGCGGTTCCTGTCCATGCCCTACGTGCGTCCGCGGGTGGACGGGGATGACTTCGCGGAGGCGGTGGCGCGCATCGGCGAGCGGGGCCTGGTCATGCTCGGGATCGCTGATCCCATTTGTCACGTCGCGGACCTGTTCGAGTTCGGCGAGTTCACGGTGCGCGCATGGCGCGAGCCGGCGATCATCCGGCGGCTGCTTGACGCGATGGCGCCCCGTGTGTACGACTGGCTCGACGGCGTGCTAGCACTGGGCGTCCGCGGCGCGGTGGTGCGGCTGTGCGGCCCGGAGTACGCCAGCGAGCCGTACCTCAGCCCAGCGCTGTTTCGCGAGCTGGTGACGGAGTACGATCTGCCCATCGCGCGCAAGATCCACGACGCGGGGTGCTACCTGCGGCTGCACAGCCACGGTCGCCTGGCGAACATCCTCGACGCCATCCTCGAGCTGGAGCCGGACATTCTGGAGCCGGTGGAGGGGCCGCCGAGCGGCGACATCACCATGGCGGAGCTGGCGCGGCGTGTGGGGCGCCAGTGCGTGCTGATGGGAAACCTGGAACCGCGCGATCTGGAGCAGGTAAGCGAGGAAAAGGCGGAGCACCTGGTGCGCGAGATCATGGAATCGGCGGCGGGGCAGGCGCCGCTGATCGTGGCGCCGACGGACGGGCCGATCAGTTTCCCGTTATCGCCGATCTACGCGCGCAACCTCCGCCGCTGGATAGAGACGGCGCTCAAGTGGGGCGGAAGCTATGATTGGAGTTGA
- a CDS encoding FAD-dependent oxidoreductase, translating to MEKFDVIVVGAGPAGLTAAYLLAKAGLEVAVIERGDFPGAKNVMGGVLYHWPLAEIIPEFWREAPLERHVIEQRAWILSADSAFRVGHRSLAFDGEPHNCYTVLRSRFDKWLAGKVRAAGALIIPETLVVGLLGRGDSVVGVRAGREDGEVYADVVITAEGANGLLVEEAGLRGPLKPQQMASAVKEIIALPQAAIENRFEVTGDQGVTIELFGDATMGMVGTAFIYTNRESVSVGAGATIRDLNDRGINPNDLLEHLKAHPTVAPLLEGGETREYLAHLIPEGGLRAMPRLSIGGLLVVGDAAMMVNSLHREGSNLAMHSGRLAAETVLRAKERRDFSARSLAHYDRLVRDSIIHHDLYKYRGMTRFFEGHHDFFSLYPDLLNYAATEMLTVDGTSKRRKQRAIFAEARRRRSLWRMAKDLFGAWRSVA from the coding sequence GTGGAGAAGTTTGACGTCATAGTCGTGGGCGCGGGGCCGGCGGGGCTCACCGCCGCCTACCTCCTGGCCAAGGCTGGTCTCGAGGTGGCGGTGATCGAGCGCGGCGACTTTCCCGGGGCCAAGAACGTCATGGGCGGCGTGCTTTACCACTGGCCGCTGGCCGAGATCATCCCCGAGTTCTGGCGCGAGGCGCCGCTGGAGCGCCACGTCATCGAGCAGCGCGCGTGGATCCTGTCAGCGGACTCCGCCTTTCGCGTCGGCCATCGCAGCCTGGCCTTCGATGGCGAGCCCCATAACTGCTACACCGTCCTGCGCTCGCGCTTCGACAAGTGGCTGGCGGGCAAAGTCCGCGCGGCGGGCGCGCTCATCATCCCCGAGACGCTGGTGGTGGGCCTGCTGGGTCGAGGCGACAGCGTCGTCGGCGTGCGCGCCGGCCGTGAGGACGGGGAGGTCTATGCTGACGTCGTCATCACCGCCGAGGGCGCCAACGGCCTGCTGGTGGAAGAGGCGGGGCTGCGCGGGCCGCTGAAACCGCAGCAGATGGCAAGCGCGGTCAAGGAGATCATTGCGCTGCCCCAGGCCGCGATTGAGAACCGCTTCGAGGTCACCGGCGATCAGGGCGTGACCATCGAGCTTTTCGGCGACGCCACCATGGGTATGGTGGGCACCGCCTTCATCTACACCAACCGCGAGTCGGTGTCGGTGGGCGCGGGCGCCACCATCCGCGACCTCAACGACCGCGGCATCAACCCCAACGACTTGCTCGAGCATCTCAAGGCGCATCCGACGGTGGCGCCGCTGCTGGAGGGCGGCGAGACCCGCGAGTACCTGGCGCACCTCATCCCGGAGGGCGGGCTGCGCGCGATGCCCCGGCTCTCCATCGGCGGCCTGTTGGTGGTGGGCGACGCGGCGATGATGGTCAACAGCCTCCACCGCGAGGGCTCCAACCTCGCCATGCACTCCGGCCGGCTGGCCGCGGAAACCGTGCTGCGGGCCAAAGAGCGGCGCGATTTCTCCGCCCGCAGCCTCGCTCATTACGACCGGCTGGTGCGCGATTCGATTATCCACCACGACCTCTACAAATACCGCGGTATGACCCGCTTCTTCGAGGGGCATCACGATTTCTTCAGTCTCTATCCCGATCTGCTCAACTATGCCGCGACCGAGATGCTGACCGTGGACGGCACTTCCAAGCGGCGCAAGCAGCGCGCCATTTTCGCCGAGGCGCGGCGGCGCCGCTCGCTGTGGCGCATGGCCAAGGATCTGTTCGGCGCCTGGAGGTCAGTCGCATGA
- a CDS encoding 4Fe-4S dicluster domain-containing protein — protein sequence MKALSLEEKLFLDGFRPDAESHLAIRDPRVCLEKCTAKWCTFTCPVRTYRWEQDHITVFFEGCVECGTCRISCEFDNIEWRYPRGGFGVTYKYG from the coding sequence ATGAAAGCGCTGTCGCTGGAGGAGAAGCTGTTCCTCGACGGTTTCCGCCCCGACGCGGAATCGCACCTGGCGATCAGGGACCCGCGGGTGTGCCTGGAGAAGTGCACCGCCAAGTGGTGCACCTTCACCTGCCCGGTGCGCACTTACCGCTGGGAGCAGGACCACATCACCGTCTTTTTCGAGGGCTGCGTGGAGTGCGGCACCTGCCGCATCTCGTGCGAGTTCGACAACATCGAGTGGCGCTACCCCCGCGGCGGCTTCGGCGTCACCTACAAGTACGGGTAA